A part of Tachysurus vachellii isolate PV-2020 chromosome 4, HZAU_Pvac_v1, whole genome shotgun sequence genomic DNA contains:
- the gorasp2 gene encoding Golgi reassembly-stacking protein 2, producing MGGSQSVEIPGGGSEGYHVLRVQENSPGHRAGLEPFFDFIVSINNTRLNKDNDTLKDLLKANVEKPVKMLVYSSKTLELREATVTPSNMWGGQGLLGVSIRFCSFEGANENVWHVLEIEPNSPAALAGLRPHTDYIIGADTVMNESEDLFSLIETHEGKGLKLYVYNTDTDSCREVIITPNSAWGGEGSLGCGIGYGYLHRIPTRPFEEGKKISFPAHTPSAPASPLKDGFTEVQLSAVTPPPVTASAPTGLEDNLSGLSISSAPPTMPTELQTGVPTVPLLPTQVTQAMSNLPSVNPATTLPGFMPLPAGLPPLPNLPNLPNLNIPLPDLSGVSLTGIPGLPPSTTGLPPLASLAPLNLPGMAPIPNMPGFLPSTLPSTLSTMPSMSLSSDLVPPVVPATSSMTPSQTPALILDATSNAPAATETPAETSARITAESS from the exons ATGGGGGGATCACAGAGCGTGGAGATTCCTGGTGGAGGATCAGAAGGCTACCATGTCCTTAGG gtGCAGGAGAACTCCCCTGGACACCGGGCCGGCCTCGAACCGTTCTTCGACTTCATCGTGTCCATCAATAACACCAGACTG aacaaGGACAACGACACTCTGAAGGATCTGCTGAAGGCTAACGTGGAGAAGCCAGTGAAGATGCTGGTGTATAGCAGTAAGACTCTGGAGCTGCGAGAGGCCACGGTCACACCCAGCAACATGTGGGGCGGTCAGGGGCTCCTGGGGGTCAGCATCCGCTTCTGCAGCTTTGAGGGAGCCAACGAGAACGTGTGGCATGTGCTG GAAATCGAGCCGAACTCTCCGGCTGCTCTGGCAGGACTGAGGCCGCACACAGACTACATCATCGGGGCCGACACGGTCATGAACGAG tCCGAGGACTTGTTTTCATTGATCGAGACCCATGAGGGAAAAGGACTTAAGCTGTATGTTTataacacagatacagacagctGCAGAGAAGTCATCATAACTCCCAACAGCGCCTGGGGTGGAGAGGgcag CCTGGGTTGCGGTATAGGCTACGGTTACCTGCACAGGATTCCCACTCGTCCGTTTGAAGAGGGGAAGAAGATCAGCTTCCCTGCACACACTCCCAGTGCGCCGGCAAGTCCACTGAAGGATGGCTTCACTGAG GTTCAGCTTTCTGCAGTTACCCCGCCTCCTGTTACAGCATCAGCCCCCACTGGACTTGAGGATAATTTGTCTGGTTTGTCAATCAGTTCAGCTCCTCCCACGATGCCCACTGAGCTTCAGACAG GTGTGCCCACAGTCCCACTGCTGCCCACTCAGGTCACCCAAGCCATGAGCAATCTGCCCTCGGTCAACCCCGCCACTACGTtaccag gCTTCATGCCGTTACCTGCTGGCCTTCCCCCACTGCCCAACCTGCCAAACCTCCCCAACCTGAACATCCCTCTCCCAGACCTCAGCGGAGTATCGTTAACGGGAATCCCCGGCCTTCCTCCTTCcactacag GTTTGCCTCCTCTCGCTTCCCTCGCACCTCTCAACCTGCCCGGTATGGCCCCGATTCCCAACATGCCTGGCTTTTTACCCTCCACTCTTCCTTCTACTCTATCCACAATGCCTAGCATGTCCCTTTCCTCTGACCTCGTTCCACCCGTCGTCCCAGCAACCTCCTCCATGACGCCCAGTCAGACGCCGGCACTCATCCTGGACGCTACGTCGAACGCCCCAGCAGCAACCGAGACACCCGCAGAGACGAGCGCACGCATCACCGCAGAGTCGTCATAA